Proteins encoded together in one Vitis vinifera cultivar Pinot Noir 40024 chromosome 4, ASM3070453v1 window:
- the LOC100259454 gene encoding uncharacterized protein LOC100259454 gives MAEEVQYSSGTDATNKRKYEDQTTPSQPSTRRPTGFSAPISTPSPDSSHAPPSYNSVPPPADEIQLAKQRAQEIAARLFSNASNTEAKRPRVENGAGAGGFDSGDKGFSSAPSDVGQKPMISTPSAIPVSYGYQGTSKKIDIPNGRVGVIIGKGGETIKYLQLQSGAKIQVTRDMDADPNSPTRLVELMGTPDQIAKAEQLINDVLSEAEAGGSGIVSRRLTGQAGSEQFVMKVPNNKVGLIIGKGGETIKNMQARTGARIQVIPLHLPPGDTSMERTVQIDGTSEQIESAKQLVNEVISENRIRNPAMAGGYPQQGYQARPPSGWGAPPGAPPMQQPGYSYAQPGSYPGPSPQYNMSQPAYAGYSQPNATGWDQTAAPPSQQTTPGSGYDYYGQQQTQQQQQAHGGPSGPADNSGYNYNQPPASGYNQQGQGYPQDGYGGGYHAPAPQPGYGQPQPIPGYDQQQGYNSATGYGNVANPTQEGHTTSYGAQGETGQAPPSVQPSAIGQQGYNTQQPSPSPASYPPQGSNQPAYGMPPTSQTGFGSQPPAQSGYTTNYGPPQAQKAPANPPVYGQTQQSPSAQGGYAQPAPVQPGYPHSQQPPAQSGYAQTDSSSQRAAPSSYGTAAGQPGYGGPSAYSAPTVTQAGYGQQPPYSGSYGGGYSQPPMYAADATPTSQPAQQSGVAKTSPQS, from the exons ATGGCTGAAGAAGTACAGTACTCGTCTGGTACGGACGCTACCAACAAGCGTAAGTACGAGGACCAAACGACGCCGTCTCAGCCATCCACTCGCCGCCCCACCGGCTTCTCGGCTCCGATCTCCACTCCCTCTCCAGACTCCTCTCACGCCCCGCCCTCATACAACAGTGTTCCGCCTCCCGCAGATGAGATCCAGCTCGCCAAGCAGCGCGCGCAGGAGATCGCTGCTCGCCTTTTCAGCAACGCCAGCAACACCGAAGCTAAGCGCCCTCGCGTCGAGAATGGTGCCGGTGCTGGTGGGTTTGATTCTGGTGATAAGGGGTTCAGCTCTGCTCCTTCTG ATGTTGGACAGAAGCCTATGATCTCGACTCCTTCGGCAATTCCAGTTTCTTATGGTTACCAGGGTACGAGCAAAAAGATTGATATCCCGAATGGGAGGGTTGGTGTTATTATTGGGAAAGGTGGAGAGACTATCAAGTATCTTCAGCTTCAGTCTGGAGCTAAGATTCAGGTCACTAGGGATATGGATGCGGATCCTAATTCCCCAACCCGGTTGGTGGAGCTCATGGGTACTCCGGACCAAATTGCGAAGGCAGAGCAATTGATTAACGATGTTCTTTCTGAG GCTGAAGCAGGGGGGTCTGGCATAGTTTCTCGAAGGCTAACTGGTCAGGCTGGGTCTGAACAATTTGTGATGAAAGTACCAAACAACAAG GTTGGTCTGATAATTGGTAAAGGTGGTGAGACCATTAAAAATATGCAAGCCAGGACAGGAGCTCGTATTCAG GTGATACCTTTGCATCTCCCCCCTGGTGATACATCAATGGAGAGAACTGTACAAATAGATGGCACCAGTGAACAGATTGAGTCTGCTAAACAGTTGGTCAATGAAGTCATCAGTGAG AATCGTATCAGAAATCCAGCAATGGCTGGAGGATATCCTCAGCAAGGCTACCAAGCCCGACCTCCATCGGGCTGGGGTGCCCCTCCTGGTGCTCCTCCAATGCAGCAACCTGGTTATAGCTATGCGCAGCCTGGATCCTATCCTGGTCCTTCACCCCAGTATAACATGTCTCAGCCAGCTTATGCCGGCTATTCTCAGCCTAATGCCACTGGTTGGGACCAGACGGCTGCCCCACCAAGTCAGCAGACAACTCCAGGAAGTGGCTATGATTACTATGGCCAACAGCAGACTCAACAGCAGCAGCAAGCCCATGGTGGTCCTTCTGGTCCAGCTGATAACTCTGGTTACAATTACAATCAACCACCAGCTTCTGGATATAATCAACAGGGGCAAGGTTATCCTCAGGATGGCTATGGTGGTGGGTATCACGCACCTGCTCCTCAACCTGGCTATGGTCAGCCTCAACCAATTCCAGGATATGATCAGCAGCAAGGTTATAATTCTGCAACTGGTTATGGTAATGTGGCCAACCCAACACAAGAGGGGCACACTACCTCCTATGGAGCTCAAGGGGAGACTGGTCAAGCACCACCTTCTGTCCAGCCCTCTGCAATTGGTCAGCAAGGATACAACACTCAGCAGCCTAGTCCAAGCCCTGCAAGTTATCCACCTCAAGGATCTAATCAGCCAGCGTATGGGATGCCCCCAACTTCCCAAACTGGTTTTGGGAGTCAACCACCAGCCCAGTCTGGCTATACCACCAACTATGGACCACCACAGGCTCAGAAGGCACCAGCCAATCCACCAGTTTATGGACAAACCCAACAGTCCCCCAGTGCCCAGGGAGGCTATGCCCAGCCTGCTCCTGTGCAGCCTGGTTATCCCCATTCTCAGCAGCCGCCTGCTCAGTCTGGGTATGCTCAAACTGATTCCAGTTCCCAGCGAGCTGCACCGTCCAGTTATGGAACAGCAGCTGGTCAGCCAGGGTATGGAGGACCTTCAGCTTACAGTGCACCAACAGTGACTCAGGCAGGTTATGGGCAGCAGCCCCCATACAGTGGCTCATATGGTGGCGGTTATTCACAGCCTCCAATGTATGCTGCGGATGCAACTCCAACTTCTCAGCCTGCACAACAGAGTGGGGTTGCCAAAACATCGCCCCAGAGCTGA
- the LOC100262767 gene encoding NADH dehydrogenase [ubiquinone] iron-sulfur protein 7, mitochondrial, with protein sequence MALLTRTSRLALTAPQRIAALHTTLPSLSSESAAPAPYSRAPPPSSTSPAGLSKAAEFVISKVDDLLNWARRGSIWPMTFGLACCAVEMMHTGAARYDLDRFGIIFRPSPRQSDCMIVAGTLTNKMAPALRKVYDQMPEPRWVVSMGSCANGGGYYHYSYSVVRGCDRIVPVDIYVPGCPPTAEALLYGLLQLQKKINRRKDFLHWWTQ encoded by the exons ATGGCGCTTCTGACGAGGACCTCACGCCTGGCCTTGACCGCGCCGCAGAGAATCGCTGCGCTGCACACGACGCTTCCATCCTTATCGTCGGAGTCGGCGGCGCCGGCGCCGTATTCTCGCGCTCCACCGCCATCGTCGACCTCTCCTGCCGGCCTCTCCAAGGCTGCGGAGTTCGTGATCTCCAAGGTCGACGATCTGTTGAACTGGGCTCGTCGCGGATCCATCTGGCCCATGACCTTCGGCCTCGCCTGCTGCGCTGTGGAGATGATGCACACCGGCGCTGCTCGCTACGATCTCGACCGATTCGGTATCATTTTCAGGCCCAGCCCTAGGCAGTCCGATTGTATGATCGTGGCCGGTACTCTCACCAACAAGATGGCTCCAGCGCTTCGCAA GGTGTATGACCAAATGCCTGAGCCTAGGTGGGTCGTCTCCATGGGAAGCTGTGCAAATGGGGGTGGATACTACCACTACTCCTACTCTGTTGTTCGGGGTTGTGACAGGATTGTCCCCGTTGACATCTATGTTCCAGGTTGCCCTCCAACTGCCGAAGCCCTACTCTATGGACTTCTTCAGCTGCAGAAGAAGATCAACAGGCGCAAAGATTTCCTCCACTGGTGGACCCAATGA